A window from Fusarium musae strain F31 chromosome 8, whole genome shotgun sequence encodes these proteins:
- a CDS encoding hypothetical protein (EggNog:ENOG41) — MASQRLLAAFAALSILIGSEASPCKPISSTTEIQATSTFSSETETATASDATFTSELTSTESSYATDITITESETATSSEAESTSTVVVSTTETSAFTSTTEAASTTSAAPVETPTIIINGDFETGSIAPWVNFGIGAFADIDLSSVHSGSYSLKMGSQASEWSNVFQVLRKSTLVANQPYSLTLYAKVSSGTSCSAFEAFIDNNDLNDAFGSRISVTGAQIASDFTGLSGEFSLTQTALDSNNPIRVIIRAKCSNGFVAWVDDVHLGISD; from the coding sequence ATGGCATCGCAGAGACTTCTCGCTGCATTCGCGGCCCTCTCCATCCTCATTGGATCTGAGGCTAGCCCCTGCAAGCCGATTTCTTCCACCACTGAGATCCAGGCTACATCAACCTTCTCctctgagactgagactgccACTGCTAGCGACGCCACTTTCACCTCTGAGCTGACCTCAACTGAGTCGAGCTACGCCACGGACATCACCATCACTGAGAGTGAGACAGCGACATCCAGTGAAGCTGAGTCGACCTCAACCGTGGTTGTTTCCACTACCGAGACTTCTGCTTTCACTTCTACTACGGAAGCTGCCTCTACTACCTCGGCTGCACCTGTTGAGACACCtactatcatcatcaacggtGACTTTGAAACCGGTAGCATTGCTCCATGGGTCAACTTCGGCATCGGCGCCTTTGCCGACATCGACCTTTCATCAGTCCATTCAGGCTCTTATTCTCTCAAGATGGGCTCCCAGGCTAGCGAATGGTCAAATGTCTTCCAAGTTCTCCGCAAATCAACCCTCGTCGCAAACCAGCCTTACAGTCTTACTCTATACGCCAAGGTCAGCTCTGGCACTTCTTGCAGTGCTTTCGAGGCGTTCATCGACAACAACGACCTCAACGATGCCTTTGGATCGAGGATTAGTGTTACTGGTGCCCAGATAGCCAGTGACTTTACTGGTCTTTCGGGCGAGTTTTCTCTGACACAGACTGCTTTGGACAGTAACAATCCTATTCGGGTCATCATCAGGGCGAAGTGCAGCAATGGCTTCGTGGCCTGGGTGGATGACGTTCATTTGGGTATCTCAGACTAA